A region from the Halosolutus gelatinilyticus genome encodes:
- a CDS encoding class I SAM-dependent methyltransferase, giving the protein MDVPKTVTAALDDRPIDGAICLDAGAGVGNTTAGLLASGAARVYAVTNDREHARTTVDRVRERLRTEERLRDEGGDRLAVLEADLRELPLPDDSIDVVTAHGLFNVVPPADLGAIVEELTRVARRGGHLVVDDYEPLPDDAAVRDLFAAENAAAELAAGRPMLSFYPSDVLRRLCEGYGWAFDRRLTLLAPVPWTGAHLEAHAAVVRSNASELPPELGDPLIARAERLAESIGEESVGEMYSLAMALE; this is encoded by the coding sequence ATGGACGTTCCGAAGACGGTCACAGCGGCGCTCGACGACCGACCGATCGACGGCGCGATCTGTCTCGACGCCGGCGCCGGCGTCGGCAACACGACGGCGGGGCTCCTCGCGAGCGGCGCGGCCCGGGTCTACGCCGTTACGAACGACCGCGAACACGCCCGAACGACCGTCGACCGCGTCAGAGAGCGGCTGCGGACGGAGGAGCGTCTTCGCGACGAGGGCGGCGATCGACTCGCCGTCCTCGAAGCCGACCTCCGGGAACTTCCGCTGCCCGACGACTCGATCGACGTCGTCACCGCACACGGACTGTTCAACGTCGTCCCGCCCGCGGACCTCGGCGCGATCGTCGAGGAACTGACCCGCGTCGCGAGGCGCGGGGGACACCTCGTCGTCGACGATTACGAACCGCTCCCCGACGACGCCGCGGTCCGCGATCTCTTCGCCGCGGAGAACGCAGCCGCGGAACTGGCCGCGGGCCGACCGATGCTCTCGTTTTACCCGTCGGACGTCCTCCGGCGGCTCTGCGAGGGCTACGGGTGGGCGTTCGATCGCCGCTTGACGCTCCTCGCGCCGGTGCCGTGGACCGGCGCCCACCTGGAGGCCCACGCCGCGGTGGTCCGCTCGAACGCGTCCGAACTGCCCCCCGAACTCGGCGACCCGCTGATCGCCCGTGCGGAGCGGCTCGCGGAGTCGATCGGCGAGGAATCGGTCGGGGAGATGTACAGCCTCGCAATGGCCCTGGAGTGA
- a CDS encoding DUF5815 family protein: MAEPRVPGPRDDHLELPCGETLDPHEIDLGMREYACTCGRRHAVVTDVHPPSRFFPESLVAVLQETIEPADEFEEFGTPHLLGVVMEEFPEKVAVHDASDDGAVGYAMLWVTDFDSRRLHEIIVELVVELMEHAISHADDDAAIADFESQMLEFDVSAFVDEYRRQRDFESEYDRPI, from the coding sequence ATGGCAGAACCCCGCGTACCGGGTCCCCGCGACGATCACCTGGAGTTGCCCTGTGGGGAGACCCTCGACCCCCACGAGATCGACCTCGGGATGCGCGAGTACGCCTGCACCTGCGGCCGTCGCCACGCCGTCGTCACGGACGTCCATCCGCCGTCGCGATTCTTTCCCGAATCGCTCGTCGCCGTCCTTCAGGAGACGATCGAACCCGCCGACGAGTTCGAGGAGTTCGGGACGCCGCACCTGCTCGGCGTCGTCATGGAAGAGTTCCCCGAGAAGGTGGCGGTCCACGACGCGAGCGACGACGGCGCCGTCGGCTACGCGATGCTGTGGGTCACCGATTTCGACTCGCGGCGACTCCACGAGATAATCGTCGAACTCGTCGTCGAACTCATGGAACACGCGATCAGCCACGCCGACGACGATGCCGCGATCGCCGACTTCGAGTCCCAGATGCTCGAGTTCGACGTCTCGGCGTTCGTCGACGAGTACCGCCGACAGCGGGACTTCGAGAGCGAGTACGATCGGCCGATCTGA